AAAAGCGGGGCAAGCACCAGCGCGATTACGCACATGAGCTTGATAAGAATATTGATCGACGGGCCAACCGTGTCCTTCAGCGGATCGCCAACGGTATCGCCGACCACGGCCGCCTTGTGCGCGTCCGAATTCTTGCCGCCGTAGTTGCCTTCTTCGATGTACTTCTTGGCGTTGTCCATCGCGCCGCCAGCGTTCGCCGTGTAGATACCGAGCATGACGCCCGTGGCGATCGCGCCGACCAGCATGCCGGCCAGGCCTTCCGTGCCGAACAACAGCCCCATTATCACCGGAACCACCAGGGCCATGGCCCCGGGCACCAGCATACCCTGAAGCGCGCCCTTCGTGGCGATATCCACGCAGGTGCGGCTATCGGGAAACACGCCCTCCTGCCCGTCGCGCAGGCCCGGAATCTCCTTGAACTGCCGGCGCACTTCAATAATCATCGTATCCGCGCAGTGGCCCACCGCCCGAAACAGCATCGAGCTGAACAGGAACGGTAGCATCGCGCCGATCAGCAGGCCCGCGAGCACTTGCGGGTCCGCCAGGTTCATCGACAGGACCAGGGACGCGTCGCCCGTCGCCGCGCGCACCGCCTCCTGCGACGCCATAATAAAGGCGCTGAGCAGGCCGATGGCCGCGAAAGCCGCGCTGCCAATCGCAAAACCCTTGCCGATCGCCGCCGTGGTGTTGCCCACGGAATCCAGGCGATCCGTCACCTTGCGGACTTCCGGATCAAGGCCAGCCATTTCGGCGATCCCGCCCGCGTTGTCCGCGATCGGGCCATACGCGTCCACAGCCACCACCATACCCGTGGTCGCAAGCATGCCAAGCGCAGCAATCGCCACGCCGTACACGCCGCAGCAGTAGTAGGAACCAATAACCGCCAGCGCCAGCACAATCACCGGAATGCCCGTGCTCTGCATGCCCACCGCCATGCCTTCCACCACGGCAATCGCCGGACCCGTCTCACAGCGCCGCGCGAGCGCCTTGACCGGCTTGTAGTCCGCGGAGGTGAAGTACTCGCTCACAAACCCGACGATACTGCCGCTGACAATGCCGAGCACGCACGCGGCGAAGGGGCCCCACCACGCGTACGTGGCCCCATCGATAACAAAGTCGCTGCCCGCAAGCCTGGCGTAGGCGAATGCGCCGATCATCGTCAACAGCGCGCTGATGTAGGTGCCCATCATGAGGGCCTTCTGCGGATTGCTCTGCGCAAACTTCTTCACGTACAGCACGCCGATGATCGACGCAACCATGCCCATTGCCGCCACCACGAAGGGGAAAGCCAGCACGTACATCGGGCCGCCCGCGGCCACGATGATAGCGGCGATCGCCAGGCTCGCAATGATCGACTCCACATACGACTCAAGCAGGTCCGCGCCCAGACCGGCCACGTCACCCACATTGTCCCCAACGTTGTCCGCGATAACCGCCGGGTTGCGCGGGTCGTCTTCCGGAATGCCCGCTTCCACCTTGCCCACCAGGTCCGCGCCCATATCGGCGCCTTTCGTGAAGATGCCGCCGCCGGAACGGCCAAACAGCGCGACCAGCGAGGCGCCCATGGCGTACCCGTTGACAATCACGCTGTTGCCCTCAAAGAGCCAGTAAACAAAGGCCAGGCCCATCAGCGCAATGCTGACCACGCCCATGCCCATCACCGCGCCCCCGCTGATGGCCACGTCCAGCGCGCCAACGACCCCCTTGGCGCGCGCGGCCTCCGTCGTGCGCGCGTTCGCCCGGGTCGCGATGTACATGCCGAGGAAGCCCGCGCAGGCGCTGGCGATCGCGCCCGCCGCAAATGCGATGGCGGTCTTCCAGTTCAGGCCGAGCTCCGCGTCATAGACGCCGATCCCCGCCAGAAACGCCATCACGATCAGCGCCAGAACAACCACATAGCTGTATTCCCGGCGCAAGAATGCCTGCGCCCCCTCCTGCACCATCTCGGAGATTTTGGCCATTTGCTCGGTGCCCTGCGGCTGGCGGAGGACATACCGCGCCAGGTACAGAACGAAGAGCAGGGTTGCGGCGGACACGAGGACCGCCAGTTTGAGAAACGGGACGTCTTGCATGCGTACAGCTCCTTTCCGCTTGCGCACCGCCGCCAGATGGCGGCCGGCCGCACGCTGGTATCGCATAAATCGCGAGAAATGCCATGGATGGCGTAAACCGGCAACCCGCTTCCCAATTGGGCTAGGGCGGGCTGGCAGGTACTTGCCCCTCGCGAATCAGGGCTTCCCGCGCGGCCGCCTGTTCCGCCTCTTTGATGGTGGAACCGGCGCCGCGGCCCATGGCCGTACCTCTTACGTACACTTCCACCTCGAACACCTTCTGGTGATCGGGGCCTTCGGCCCGCATCACGCTGAATTGCGGCAGCGCGATTCGCTGGGCCTGACAGTAATTCTGCAAGCGGGACTTGTAGTCCCCGTGCAGGTTCGACGCGCTTGCGGCGCGAATTTCCCCCTCGAATACGGTGATAATAAAGGCCTGGGCGGCGGGATACCCCTGATCGAGGTAGATTGCGCCGAGAAGCGCTTCCATGCAATCGGC
This is a stretch of genomic DNA from Candidatus Hydrogenedentota bacterium. It encodes these proteins:
- a CDS encoding sodium-translocating pyrophosphatase; translated protein: MQDVPFLKLAVLVSAATLLFVLYLARYVLRQPQGTEQMAKISEMVQEGAQAFLRREYSYVVVLALIVMAFLAGIGVYDAELGLNWKTAIAFAAGAIASACAGFLGMYIATRANARTTEAARAKGVVGALDVAISGGAVMGMGVVSIALMGLAFVYWLFEGNSVIVNGYAMGASLVALFGRSGGGIFTKGADMGADLVGKVEAGIPEDDPRNPAVIADNVGDNVGDVAGLGADLLESYVESIIASLAIAAIIVAAGGPMYVLAFPFVVAAMGMVASIIGVLYVKKFAQSNPQKALMMGTYISALLTMIGAFAYARLAGSDFVIDGATYAWWGPFAACVLGIVSGSIVGFVSEYFTSADYKPVKALARRCETGPAIAVVEGMAVGMQSTGIPVIVLALAVIGSYYCCGVYGVAIAALGMLATTGMVVAVDAYGPIADNAGGIAEMAGLDPEVRKVTDRLDSVGNTTAAIGKGFAIGSAAFAAIGLLSAFIMASQEAVRAATGDASLVLSMNLADPQVLAGLLIGAMLPFLFSSMLFRAVGHCADTMIIEVRRQFKEIPGLRDGQEGVFPDSRTCVDIATKGALQGMLVPGAMALVVPVIMGLLFGTEGLAGMLVGAIATGVMLGIYTANAGGAMDNAKKYIEEGNYGGKNSDAHKAAVVGDTVGDPLKDTVGPSINILIKLMCVIALVLAPLFV